The Clostridium botulinum BKT015925 genome includes the window TAGTAACTATAATCTTCAATATACTCAGTACCTAGTGGATTTACACTTGCAATAGATAAGTTCTTGTTGCCATACACTCTTAATCTTGTAATTACTTCATCGTTAATAGTTTCTTTCTTAATTTGTTTCAAGTAGTTTTCTTTAGAAATATATAGTCCTTTATTCCTACAAAAGTTATTTATACTATATATATTAAACTTTTGATTTATGGTATCTACATCAACTATGCACTGAAATAAATCAGTAATTTTTTTGTATATTATTTCTAACCAAACGCCATTTTTTATATCAAACGTTTTATATTTTCTATGATTCTGACCCTTGCTTCTATCTTCACGAACTTCAGGATCAATATAACCTATTGTCCATGATGTTTCTTGTTCAAGTAGATTTAATAGTCCTTCACCTGTTTCAGATACGATTTTCATTTCTACATTAATCTTTTTATTGAATACATCTGATACTTCATGTGTAATGTGCAAACCCTCAAATTGCTTATATTCGTCACCTGAATTCCATACATATTCATTTAACAAATTACCAAAATTATCATATAACTTAATAAATACATTTTTACCTTTTTGAATTTCAAATGTATTACTATAGTTATTCCATGTGTTACCGTCTAAACTATATTTGATACTGCACACAGTTGTTTCATGTCCATCTTTATATAATTGTCTAGTGCCTTGTAACTTAGGTAAATATCTTTTAGTTAATAGAAATTCTCTACTATAAGCATGAATATGTTTTGTATTAAATTCACTAGCTATATCACTTACACTATTAATAACAAACATTATTTTATTGTTTACTTTTAAAAATAGATGATCGTGAGTTTCATCCCAATTATAATTTTTAATTTGTTCATATTGTGAGTTTATGTAAAATGGTAAATCAAATTCTAACTCATCAACTGCATTTATATATTGATTAATTATTACATTGTATGCTTCATCTAATATAGCCAATTCTTCACCATTAGGCTTACATAATATTATCTCAAGCCCTTCTCTTGCATTATCTTTATCTAAATCTATATATCCTAAATTAAGTAACTTGTCGCTTTCTTCTTTTGTTATTAGTTTTCCATCAAAATAAATTTTACTCAAGTTTCCACCGCCTTATATTGTAATTGGATAAGAACATCTGAATATAACATCCACATCCCCTACCACCTTAATTCTATTTATCCCCTTAACTAACTTAAACCAATTTTTATTAAAGTTAGACAATCTATATACTTTATTACCTTTGAAATCTTTCTTATCAGACTCTATTTGTTTCATTTGATTATTAATGTATATAGTTTCTCCTTTGTCTATATTGTTAAAGATAAGTTCTTCACCACCATTAGTTAAATTTACTAGTTTAAAACTTGTATCTTCACTATGTACTTGGATCTCAGGATAATAATATTTAGATATATTGCTTAAATTATTGATTTCTATAATATCACTTATGGCTTGTTTATGATTATATTGTTCAATATATGTAGGTGAGAATGGATACGGAGCATTACATTTCATAGTAACAGTTATATATCCATGAAATAATCCATTATCAAATCTTGAACCGTCATCTATGGGAGTACAATAATATATTACTTCTGGATTATCTAATGATAAAAGAGGTGCATAATAATCAGTATATAACCATTCAGCTATCTTCTTTCTTTCTTCAAAAGTCCACTCTAAGTCATCTTCATTTATCTTACCTATAGTCATTTTAAAAGTTAAACATTCTTTTTCAAAACCATTAAAGTAAGGTATATCTCTTCCATTAATCTGCTCTTCTTGTATATTTCTTTTAATTCCAAAGGGGCTTTCTTTCATTCCACTTGTATCCACTGATATACAACTAACTCCCATAGTATCAGAACTTATTCCGTTGTATTCAAATTGTTCCGATAAAAACATAATTTACACCTCCTTTTTAAATTTAATATATTAATTTTGAAAATTTAAAGTCCATACTTTTATATAACAAAAACTCCCAATATCATTAAATACTAGGAGCTTACTATTCTTCGTAATATGAATTATCTTCGAGTATTGATGTTAAATCCTCAAAAATAAACTTATCTATTTGAATATTTCTCAATGTACAAGAAGCAATACCTAATGTTAATTGTATAGCTTGTTCATTGGTTAAATCTAATTCAATGCCATTTATTCCAAGAAATACCTTAGCTACTGTTAGTCCAACTCTTTTATTGCCATCTCTAAAACAATGTCCTTTAATGAAAAAATACATTAACATAGACGCCTTATTAAATATTGTTGGATACTTTTCGTAACCAAATGATGGATATTGTTGTGACAATATACTTTGTACTTTCCCATCAGTATTATCAAAATGTCCTAATTCCCCGCCAAATTCTTCAATAGTCTGTTGATGTATCAAAAAAATATCTTCTTTATCTAACGTTTCAATTATCATAATAGTTTATTATTTTGCTAATTCTTTCATTGCTCTAGCATATTTTTTATTGCATTTTTTTATAGCTTCTAGGACTTTTTTCTTGTTAGATTTTACATATTGGTTTGTATGTTTTCTTTCTACTACCATTTCCATATTCATTTCTCCCTCTGTTAACGAATTAACACCATCGTTTTGTTTGCATACCTTTTTCAGCTTGTCCAAGCCTATCTTAACGAACTTTGAACTTGTCCAACGTTGTATCTTCATATTACCACTCCTTGTCCCTATTTTCAATAAATTTATGGTAAAATATATAATATTGTGTTATATTTTTTACTTAGATATAAATAAGTGATATTCCGGAATGTATTTGTAAATTATTTACATAATTATATTTTACCATAAATTGGTTATAAGTAGTAATGATATTATTTTATATAACAAAAACTCCTAATATCATTAAATACTAGGAGTTTTATTCTAAAACTGCATACATTCCTTTACACCCATCTAGTTCCCAAGCTGGTAAAATATTTACATCCTCTGGAAATTCTAAAAATTTAAACTTATCTTTATAAAAGCTAATAGCACTAGGTACTGAAAATAACATAACATATTTGATTCCTACTTCTTTCTTTAACTCATATATAGATTCTAAAATATAGTTAAGTATTGCTGATCCATACCCTTGTCTTTCATATCTATAATCTACAGCTAACCTTGAGATCTCTATAGCGGGATAAACTTTATTCATATTGTCAACACGAAATTGCATAGCATTGCATTTTATTGTATAGTAACCTATTACATCATCTTCACCCACTAAAAGAAAGGTGTTTCCTTCACCCATTCTATCACACGTTATAGCCTCACATTTTAAAAAACTCTCCATAGGCTTGTCTTCTATTTTACATTGAAAATCGCCAATGGGTAAAAAATGTTTATCATCTATTCTTTCTATTGTTAATTCCATATTTATTTAACCCTTCTAATTATGATTCCCTTCATTTGCTTTTTACGTTCCTCAATAGATTCTTTTGTAATAGTAGGTTTTTTTAATGCTTCTAACATTTGTATTGCTGATTCACCCTTAATTACTGGAATTGTTGCCATTGATACTGCCATTATTCTCATCCTCCCACTCTCTTTTATATGTCTATATTGATTAATGTGATATACTCTTTTTAACTTGTTCAAATCTACTTTTATAGATTTTGAACTTATCCACTTCTTTATATTCATTTTACCATCTCACTCCCCTATTTACAATATTTTAGTAAAATTTTATCCATAATATTCTTTATATTATCCATAATTTTATAAAATTTGGTTAAAATATATTATTTACATAATTATATTTTACCATAAATTGGTTATAAGTAGTAATGATATTATTTTATATAACAAAAACTCCTAATATGGTTGAATACTAGGAGTTTTGTTTGTCTGAAGCAATTCTTTGTTCTGTATATTGTTCTAACACATAATCGTGGAATAACTTTTCAACTGTATCTAAGTCACTGGGATGCAAATCCCCTTTCTTTCTCTCGAACATATCTATAGGTAAATACATACTTTTAGAAGCTCTAGCTGTGGATTTCATTTTCAGTTTAGCCTCTTTCCAATAAAATATTCTATAATCAAATTTATCTCTAGGTTCATGTTTAGTCACTTTAATGCTTAACACACCTATCTCTTCATCATTTTCTTGTAGCACAATAACAGGACGTGGTTTTAATACAGGTTCATCTTCAAATGGAAATAGGGCATACCAAACCTCTCCTCTTTTCGGATGTTTATTTTGTTTCGCTTCTGTCATATATATCGTCCCATTCATCTTCATCATTCCATTCATCGTCTTGAGAAATAATAGGTCTTCCCTTTGCATCTATTTTTATATTTCGCATTAGCATTTCTTTCAATGCAAATTTATTAATTCTTAAGCAATTTTCCATTTTAGCTCCCCCATTTCTTATATAAAATGCCCTTTTAATCTGTGAACTTGTCCACTTCTTTATTTTCATATTACCACTCCTTATCCAACTTTTCAATGAAATTTTGGTAAAATATATGATATTATGTTATATTTTTGTATTTGTGCATCTAATAATTTTATATTTTTTATGCAAATTATTTACATGTTTATATTTTACCATATATTGGTTATAAGTAGTAATGATATTATTTCATATAACAAAAACCCCTAATATCGTTGAATACTAGGAGTTTAAAAATGTTGTTTGACAATTCTATTGATAACTTTATCAAAATCCTCATCTGTCATAACACCAATCTTTTTATACAATTTATTAGATGGAATCTTGTACAATTTATTGACTTTTACAAATGACATTTTATCAAGCCCAGCTTCTTTCCACTTAACTATAGGTTCTTTGAACTTATCAAAGTGTCTTGGTGGGTCTTTAGGTTTTGCACTAGTTATTTCAGAAATAGTGTACGAAGTTTCTTTATCAGTTACATTTTTATTAATTATTATGATAGGTCTGTTTTTTGCTTTCTCAATTTTATCTTCATAATAAATACGAACTATATAAATATCTTTAATATCTGCCATATATTAATACCTATTCTTCATCCTCATACCAATCTTTATGATTAGGATTATTAGAATCTAATTCCACCATATTGTCCTTACCTGTTAACAAGGTAAGTTTAGCACTAATTTTATCTAGTGCTGATTGGATTTCTGGAGTTTTATGAAATACTACTTCCATATTATCTGCTCCTCTCTTATGTATCTTTAACTTGTACACCTTTTTATTAAAACTTGTCCAACGTTGTATTTTCATATTAACACCCCTACCTTATTTTTCAATAAAAATTCTGGTAAAATATATGGTACTATGATATATTTTTCTACTTAAATATAATTCACCAATATTTTAGATTGTAATTGTAAATTATTTATACAATTATATTTTACCATAAATTGGTTAGGGTTTGTAATAATATTACATACATAAAGCAGCGTGGATACTTAACATAAAATCACAGTTTTATTTACTTATCTTTTTGTAATATTAATTTATACATAATAAAAAGATAGCTATATAAAACTATCTAAACGAACTAAGTAAAATTGTTATAGATTGTACCAAGCTTATCCAAAACATAATTTTAATCGCCAAAAATTTTACTTTTTTGTACACAAAAACACCTCCCCCTCTTGCATGTTAACAATCTTTTAAATTAATAAATTTAATAAATTATTTACCTTTCCGCAAAATGGGAGGTGTTATCTTATTTACCGTAACGGTGTTATTTTATATTTGTTTAATTTACATTATATTTATATACTACAATAATTTATAATTTAAGTCAATATTTTTATATAAAATAATATAATAAATATTTACATTAGCTAAATGCTCTATAAATACCTACTTTATTCATTTCTTGTTTCATTCTTGTGATAATGCCGTTTCCTGCATCCTTAATTTGAGGTATAGCACCCTTATCTAAATTTCCTTCAACATTAATAAGATTATCAATTTTAAATTCAACAGGTTGTCGTTTATCTGCATTAACATTAGGTAAATTAATTTTAGGTAAATTTATCTTAGGTTGTTGTATGAATTTAGATATATTAGGTAGATAATCTTTTATATCTAACATAGCTTGTGTTTGGTCTGCATTTAGAACTAATTCTGGTTTTGTGTCAGTACCATCTAACCAGTGAAATCCTGTACTTGTATTCAATCCACCATCTTTATGTTTTTTATATTTACCTATTAACTCTTGGGCTTGTTTCCTCAAATCAGCTTCAGCCTTTGTATCACCATTTCTTTGTGCTTCTAAGAACTTTTCTATTAATGCCTTATATTCTTTAGTTTCGTAGATATTGTCCCACTCATATACGCCTTTTTCTATATTACCAAAATGAGTTATTTCAGTAGGTTTTTCTGTATCACCCATGATATAATCTTCATCATATCCTACTGCTTTCTTCCATTTTTTCTTATCTGATAGCGTATTGAAATGTTGCATTAAGTCTATAGCATTTTTTAAATTGTCACATATTTTTTTCTTAATCGTTTCGCCCATTACACCAAATATCTTTTCACTATCTTCACCATATTTAATTAAGAAATCCTTAAGTGTATCAAAGTTATTCTGCATAAGCATTTCTCTTGCTTTAGCGTATAAATTTTCTTTCTTGAGTTTTTCTTTATTCGCTCTCTCTAATGCTTTAACTTCCCTATCATATCTTTTTTTAGCTTCTTTGTATTTCTTGTTTTCAGTATCTATCTTATCCTTAATATTCTTCTTTTTAGAATCTAGCTCATCTTTAAGACTTTTCTTTCTTAAAGTAATATCCCTATCATGTTGAAATTGCTTAATCTCTTCATCTTTCTTCTTGATCTGCTCTAATAAACTTTCTCTCTTTGCTTTAGCTTCCAAAGAGGAGTCCATCAATAAAGCATCACGTTGAGATTCTAATTTAGATTTTTCTTTTTGCTTTTTATTTAAATCTTTATCATACTTGTCTTTAGATTCTTTATTATCAATTTCTTTAATCTTAGCATTATAATCTTCTTCATAATGCCTTAGCTCATCATTCCATAGTTCTATTTTTTTGTTGTGTTCATCTTCAAATATTTCTAGTGCAGTTTTACTACCATCTTTAATAAGTTTTAATTGTTCATCGTTAAGATTTTTTGCTAATAATAATTCTTTAGCTTTCTTTTCTTTAGCTAGTTCTAATTCTTTCTCATATTGTTTCTTTAAAGCACCAACTATTTTATCTTGCATATTAGACAACTCATCAAGTTGAGACTTTCTGATTTCTTCTAACGTTTCTAACGTTTGTTGTAAGTTTTTATTACTTTCATTAATCTTACCTTCGTACTCATCTAATAAGCTATTTAATAAATTCCATTCTAATGTATTTTCTTGCAGTGCGTTTCTTTGCCTAGTAATCTCGTTTCTAACGCCTATCATTTGAACTAAATAAGATTTTTGTTGTGATATTAGTTGACCTGTTAGTTGTGCCTTTTTAATATAGTCTACATTTTCTTTTTCATAAATATTAAAAATATCTAAATTTGCTTGCGCTAAATCTATTTGCTTTTGCTCTAGTCTTAATTGCTCATCGTAACTAGCTTTTTGAATTTCAACTCTTTCCTTAATAGTAGCATTTATTTCTTGTTCCATTTTTAATTCGTCTTGCGCCGATTTATTAAAAAGCTCCTTAGTGCTTTCATAGTCTTTTCTCATTTCTTGAAACATTTTAGAACCCTTGTCATATGCTTCTTTCCACTTCTTAGCTTTGTCACCACCACCGAAATCAATTTCTTTGCCATAATGTTCGTTGTATAGTTTATCCCATTGCACAGAATTCAATTTAGATAAATCTTTTCCTTTCATCCAAGACCATCTTGTCCAAATTTCTTTTTGAATTGCTTTTGATTTTTCATTAGCCTGACTTTGCGCTGATTGCAATTTTTTTACTTTAATTCGTTGTTGGTCTAACTTAGCATTTTCCTCATCTATGATTTGGGCGTAGTTAGATTTTGATTCTATTGATTGTAAATTAGCTATTCTTTGAGTAATATTAGTTATATTTTTATCCGTTTGTTCTATAGAGTTATTTATTGTTTTAATAATACCATCTATTTCATTCAAGGCTTGTCCTGCAAATTTATATTTAGTATTATCTGTATGATATTTTGATTTACTACCACCTCGTCCACGTGTAGAATGACCTCCAGAACCAACTTTAGAAAAATCGGCTGATTCCCATTTTGAATTTTTTATCTTGTTTTTAGTATCATCAATATCTTTTTCCATTATTTCTAAAGCTTTGATATATCCTTCTAATTGCTTTATATCACCCAATTTTTTCGCAAGGTCTTGTTCGCCTTCTGCTGACAAATCACCAGCTTTCCAACTTAAAAACTGACCTTTCATACTTTCATTCATTTTTTGCATAGCCTTTTTCATACCAGTGATACCCATTCCGGCTTGTTTAATCCACTGTTGACCTATATTACGAGTTAATATTCCATTTATTTTTTGCTTCGTTAACGCTATAGACTTAAAGTTATCAAGATCAATATTATATGCGCTTGCTATATTTTTAAATGCTGTTTGATGCTTTGCATAAACTTCTGCACAAAATGTACTATTCATTTCTAGTTTTGCGCCTATAGCATTTAGAGCATTTTGTTTTTCTTGACTTACGACTCCTTGCAATTTTTTATACAATGTCTTTTCATCATTTAAATAAGGTATTAATTCGCTATGTTTATCTATAATTTCTGCCAAGCTTTCAGCAGATAAATGTCTATTTTCTTTTAATTCTTTTAAATATCCCGTATATTCTTTAATAGAACTTACTGAATTTTTATACGCTTTATCTAGTCGTTCTTGCTGTTCTTTGATGTTTCCGATAGAATTCGATATTGCCGTACCCTCTTTGGCAATTTCACTACCATCAAACATTTTAATCATATTTGTTAAATTAATCTTATTTTGACCACTAGCTTTTTTAATTTCATCCTTTAAGATTTTAACAAATAAATCCGAATTTTTCTTTAAATATTCTTTATCTACAGATAAAGGCATGATTTTAGTTAGCTCGAGAGGACTCATCTTTAAAGTTTTAGCTAATGATAATATAGAATCAAAATACTTTTTTAAATCTTCCTGTTTGGGGTCTTTTAATTGTGCCACCATTTTAATATTAGAGTAACTGGGGTCGTTCTCTATTTTATCTTTAAATTTCTGAATCTCCACTTGTAACCCAGTAAAGTCCAAATTATTATCCTTATCTATGAATTTACTAAAGTCTATTTTTATTTCTGCTAATTTTTTTGTGAAATTATCAATATTTTTTAATGCAAATACAGCGTCTATACTAGGTTTAATTACTTTTAATTTTTCCATCATTTGTGCGCCTGTAGTTTTCATTTCACCTAATTGATTTCGATATTCTTCTGTTTTCCTATTCAGTTCTTCTTGCTGTACTTTTGTTAATCCTATATTACGTTTTATTTGTTGCAATCCTTCTATCGTATGACGGTAATAATATCCATTTTTATCTAAGTTACCACCGCCATTTTTAATCATTTCAGCTTGATGTTGAAGTTGTGCATACTTTTTTTTTAATTTAGCATATTCGCCTTGTTGTTCTTTTAATGTATCATTTCCACTATTTACTAACTTTTGATTCTCTATTTGATTTTTTTGTTTTAATAATTCAATTAATTCTTTTGTAGATTTAGATTGTAACTCAATTTCCCCAGTTTCAGAATTGATCCCTTTAATTAACTCTGGAAATTTATCAACTAACTGTTGTTTAATACTTTTTAATTTTTCTTGTTCTTCAGTAGTTAATTTAGTCTTCTTAGATAAATTATCATACTCCTTACCCTCTGTACGAAGATAGGTTATCATATCATTATTGGATTTTATATTTTGTTGTACTGATTTTTGTAACTCTTCATTAGCTTTTTTAGATTCCTTAATTCCTGTGATTAATTTCATTATACCTTCTAGTGCCAAGGTTATTGCTACAGATAATCCCAACGTCAAAGCCATTTTTAAGCCTTCAACAGCTATTTTAGCCCCTATAGCTTTTAATTTTAATCCTGCTAACCCCGCTTTTAGCTTATTTAGCGTTCCTTTGAACACTCCTCCACTTGCACTTGCACTAGTAAAAGCCAATTTTAATTCTTGTAGTGATTTTCCATTTATTAAAATAGAATGAGACAACCCACCTTCTATAGCTTTAATAGAAAATAAACTATTTTTAAATGTCTTGAATTTATTGCTTGAGGATAATAGAACGGTTCCTAAACTTACTAATGCTACATTTAATCCTCCAAATTTGTCAACTAAATTAAGTATTCCTGTACCCATATTGACTATTGATTTTAAAGCACCGCTATTCATTGAGTTATTAAATACAACTTCCCATTTTGCTTTAAATTTATCTATAGCACCAGACAGAGAATTTAAATAAGTTTCGTATTGTTTATTTGTTTCACCACTGGCATTCATTACCTCACTATAAATTTGTTGCGATCTTGAAACTCCATTTACATCTTTAGCAAGTCCTTGCATTAAAGCACTAAAACGAGATATTTGATAAACTCCTAAAGAACTTGATACCATGGCTCTTTCTTTATCATTCATGTCATTCCATTTACTTGCTAATTCTTGAAGTATTTCACCAACGGGCTTTAATTGTCCCGCCATTGCACCTGTTTTAACTCCGAATTTCTCAAGAGTGTTGATTGTAGCACTAAAATCTTTATTAACTTCACCTGTATCTTTTTTTACTTGTTGAAATTTGGCAAAAATTGTTTTTAACGATGTTCCGATTGTTTCCACATAATGTTATCGCAAAGGCTTTTTATCCTCTACATCTAGGAGTTTCCTCGCCCCTATTAACTTTCATTAATAGATTTCAGAATGTCAATTCATTCTTAGATCAGCATACCTTTTCACCCTCGTTTAACGTTAGGTATTTAGCTATTACACTAAACAAAATAGACTATATCTATTTGTGGAGTGGTCTCGTGGATGAATTATACGGTTGGACATTGTCTATTAACCCTCATCATCTATGCGTTGCCCCTGACTGATATTTCTATCATCAATCATATTACTATGATTTAGTACCTAAGTACGCCTTCGGTTCAGATTATCCCTTTAGGACTCCCTGCTTAATCCCACTCTTATAATCATTAGGAGTTTCCTCCTAAGACGGCAAAACTTTACCACTTTCTCTTGTTTTCTCTGAAACTATCGCACCCATTGTTGCCAATTCTTGAAGTGAAATTTTTCCTTCTTTAGCCATTGCACCAGATTTCTGAATTATAGCTCCTACTTCTTGGGCACTTGTACCAGACACGGCTCCTACTTTTACCAATACATCCGAAAGTTCTTGTGCATCCACTTGTAATGAGTTAATACCTGCCGTCATTAATTCAGTTGATTGGTTTATGTCTCCATTAATAACTTTATTAAACTTACTGAAAATCTGCATTCTTTTGTTTGTTTCATCTATAGCTAACCCTTGCCTTGTTAGTTCAACTGTTAATTTAGACATATCTGTTAATGTAGTAGCTAAATTTACACTCATTTTAGAGTATGACTGCATTAATTTATCTGTTTGCTGTTGTGTCATTCCAGTTATTTCTCGTACTTGAACCATTTGTTGATCTAACGATATTAACACTTGTACAGCCTCATAACACTTTTGAACTCCTTTATACATTGACCCCATGGTTACAGCCATAGAAACTGCTTGTTTAATGCTATTACCCATTCTTTCAAATGCACTAGCTATATGCTTGTTATTTACTTTTATGGCTTCACTATTTTGGTATATCTTTTGAGTATTTCTGTCTATGGTTACTCCATATTCTTTTATCTGATTATTAGTACTTTGAGTTGCTACAGTCATTTTTATCTGTGAATTTCCCGCACTATCTAAAGAACGCTTATAATTTTTAATTGAAGCATCTGCTCCATATATAGATTGAATTTGTGCTTTTATATAAGTATCATCACTAAACATTCCACTAGAAGCAAATCCTCTTTCTTGTCCTAGTTTTTGTATTCTCTTCTGTTCAGCTTGTGCTATTCTTTCTTCAGATTGTATAGCCTTTTGTTCCTTCTCTTTTAATGCTCTAAGCCAAATTTGTTCATACTGTTGGCCATTTAATCTATTCATTCTACCTTGTTGCTGAGCTATAGTTTCGTTACTACCAGTTATTATTTGTTCTATTTTCTTTTGCGTATCAGTTATGGTTCTTAATCTTTCTCGTTCTTGATTATAAATTATTTTTCTAGATGAATCATTAGCCTGTGCAATTCTATTAGATACTTTATCTATTTCTTCAAGGCCATTTGTATTTAACTTAATTCCGTTAGATTGTAATTGTCTTTGTAAATTTTTATAATCATTTATAATCTTATCAAAATTAACATTTTCTAATTTAATGTTTAATTTACAATCTTTTTGTAAGTCATTAATTATTTTGTTCAAATTTTGTTTTGCTTCTTCAAAATTAAACTCTACGCCTAATTGAATACCATATGTTTCAGCCATACTGTCTAATCAACTCCTTTTTGTGCAAAATAAAAGAACCCAATGTACATTGAGTCCTTTGGCACGTATTATATAATTTTTATCCCTCTACTTTGCATATATCCTATAAAGGCGTTTATTGCACTTTTAGTATTTCTTAATTCTATTTCGGTATTTTCAATGAAGTCTTTTGTATAAGGTGCAAATATGTTCTTGTCTTCATTTAACCATTGTGCAATATAATTCATTCCTACTTGTTCACCTTTTTGAATTCCTAATTTACTGCTACCCCACCATGATTCATGAGTAAGCTCAGGGTTAAAATAAACTTGTGCTATGTACATTCCATTTTCTTCTTTTACATCGCCTATTTCAATGGACTTCAATAACTCATAGGTTCTTTGATAACTATCGCTAGATGGATGTGAATATACTTTATCTAATACTTGTTTTTTTAATTCATCCTTAATAATTCTACTAACGTCATCTTTTAACGCCTTTATAGATTGTTTTTTAATCTCTTTTTCTAATTGAGATATATCAGCAAAATAAGGCATTACTCATCACCTAATTCTAATTCTCTTATTTGTTTTTCTAGCTCCTCTTTCTTTTTTAATTTCAACTGTCTTTCTTTTTCCTTTTTTAATTCTTCTAATACTCGTTCAGTGTCTACATCTTCGTTGTTTTCTTTTTTTACTTGTTCTATTACTTCTCTTTGTTCTTCTATATCCATATTAACTAAATTATCTAGTCCTTCTTTAGATGTCTTTTCTATTAGCTCAGGTATAATTATATTTAATAATTCTTCCTCTACATTTATTACATCTTCGCTAGGACTCATTAGTATCTCTACAATCTCAGTCTTTTTAAAATTCTCTAAATTAATATTAGTAAACATATTTAGTATTTCTACCCTATCATCTAAAGTATAAGATAC containing:
- a CDS encoding type II toxin-antitoxin system death-on-curing family toxin, which encodes MIIETLDKEDIFLIHQQTIEEFGGELGHFDNTDGKVQSILSQQYPSFGYEKYPTIFNKASMLMYFFIKGHCFRDGNKRVGLTVAKVFLGINGIELDLTNEQAIQLTLGIASCTLRNIQIDKFIFEDLTSILEDNSYYEE
- a CDS encoding phage tail tape measure protein translates to MAETYGIQLGVEFNFEEAKQNLNKIINDLQKDCKLNIKLENVNFDKIINDYKNLQRQLQSNGIKLNTNGLEEIDKVSNRIAQANDSSRKIIYNQERERLRTITDTQKKIEQIITGSNETIAQQQGRMNRLNGQQYEQIWLRALKEKEQKAIQSEERIAQAEQKRIQKLGQERGFASSGMFSDDTYIKAQIQSIYGADASIKNYKRSLDSAGNSQIKMTVATQSTNNQIKEYGVTIDRNTQKIYQNSEAIKVNNKHIASAFERMGNSIKQAVSMAVTMGSMYKGVQKCYEAVQVLISLDQQMVQVREITGMTQQQTDKLMQSYSKMSVNLATTLTDMSKLTVELTRQGLAIDETNKRMQIFSKFNKVINGDINQSTELMTAGINSLQVDAQELSDVLVKVGAVSGTSAQEVGAIIQKSGAMAKEGKISLQELATMGAIVSEKTRESGKVLPS
- a CDS encoding phage tail domain-containing protein, whose translation is MFLSEQFEYNGISSDTMGVSCISVDTSGMKESPFGIKRNIQEEQINGRDIPYFNGFEKECLTFKMTIGKINEDDLEWTFEERKKIAEWLYTDYYAPLLSLDNPEVIYYCTPIDDGSRFDNGLFHGYITVTMKCNAPYPFSPTYIEQYNHKQAISDIIEINNLSNISKYYYPEIQVHSEDTSFKLVNLTNGGEELIFNNIDKGETIYINNQMKQIESDKKDFKGNKVYRLSNFNKNWFKLVKGINRIKVVGDVDVIFRCSYPITI
- a CDS encoding GNAT family N-acetyltransferase, with the protein product MELTIERIDDKHFLPIGDFQCKIEDKPMESFLKCEAITCDRMGEGNTFLLVGEDDVIGYYTIKCNAMQFRVDNMNKVYPAIEISRLAVDYRYERQGYGSAILNYILESIYELKKEVGIKYVMLFSVPSAISFYKDKFKFLEFPEDVNILPAWELDGCKGMYAVLE
- a CDS encoding type II toxin-antitoxin system PemK/MazF family toxin; translation: MTEAKQNKHPKRGEVWYALFPFEDEPVLKPRPVIVLQENDEEIGVLSIKVTKHEPRDKFDYRIFYWKEAKLKMKSTARASKSMYLPIDMFERKKGDLHPSDLDTVEKLFHDYVLEQYTEQRIASDKQNS
- a CDS encoding type II toxin-antitoxin system PemK/MazF family toxin translates to MADIKDIYIVRIYYEDKIEKAKNRPIIIINKNVTDKETSYTISEITSAKPKDPPRHFDKFKEPIVKWKEAGLDKMSFVKVNKLYKIPSNKLYKKIGVMTDEDFDKVINRIVKQHF